One Peromyscus leucopus breed LL Stock chromosome 4, UCI_PerLeu_2.1, whole genome shotgun sequence genomic region harbors:
- the LOC114710146 gene encoding olfactory receptor 1052 has protein sequence MVSGKGMASENCTIVTEFILLGLTDRAELKMVLFALFLVIYAVTLVGNLGMIILIRITPKLHTPMYFFLSCLSFVDACYSSVIAPKMLISFLVVTETISFSGCIVQHLFFGVLVTTEGFLLSVMAFDRYVAIVNPLLYTVAMSKGKCTMLVIGSVIGGTINSLTHTISLGRLSFCGPNVVGHFFCDIPSLLILSCSDTSMNEFLLLIFSGVIAIGTLLIVVISYLFIAVAILRIRSASGRKKAFSTCASHLTAVTIFYGTLSFNYIQPSSQYSVEQEKVVSVFYTLVIPMLNPMIYSLRNKEVKEAARRAIEMKFSSC, from the exons ATGGTTTCAGG gaagggaatggcttcTGAGAACTGTACAATTGTTACTGAGTTCATTCTTTTGGGACTGACTGATCGTGCTGAACTGAAGATGGTGCTCTTTGCCTTATTCCTGGTGATTTATGCTGTTACTTTGGTAGGGAATCTGGGCATGATTATCTTAATCCGAATCACTCCCAAGCTCCACACAcctatgtacttcttcctcagttGTCTTTCATTTGTAGATGCCTGTTATTCATCAGTCATTGCGCCAAAAATGTTGATTAGTTTCTTGGTGGTGACGGAAACCATCTCCTTCTCTGGTTGCATTGTACAACATTTGTTTTTTGGAGTGCTTGTTACCACAGAAGGCTTCCTGCTGTCAGTGATGGCTTTTGACCGTTATGTGGCCATTGTTAACCCCTTGCTATATACTGTGGCCATGTCTAAGGGTAAGTGTACCATGCTGGTCATTGGGTCTGTCATAGGCGGAACTATCAACTCTTTGACACATACCATAAGTTTGGGTAGGTTGTCTTTCTGTGGGCCTAATGTAGTGGGTCACTTCTTCTGTGATATCCCATCACTGCTGATACTCTCATGTTCTGATACCTCCATGAATGAATTTTTGCTCTTGATCTTCTCTGGAGTTATTGCCATTGGCACTCTCTTGATTGTGGTCATATCCTACTTATTCATTGCTGTGGCCATTTTGAGAATCCGTTCAGCTTCTGGACGCAAGAAAGCCTTCTCTACCTGTGCCTCTCACCTGACTGCTGTGACTATATTTTATGGCACCTTAAGCTTTAATTACATTCAACCAAGTTCCCAGTATTCAGTAGAACAAGAGAAGGTGGTGTCTGTGTTCTATACACTGGTGATTCCCATGCTAAACCCAATGATTTACAGTCTCAGGAACAAAGAAGTGAAAGAAGCTGCAAGAAGAGCCATAGAAATGAAATTCTCCTCATGCTAA
- the LOC114710112 gene encoding olfactory receptor 8K3-like, with amino-acid sequence METPNLTVVAEFILLGINDRPELQAPLFGLFLIIYLISLVGNMGMIILTIMDPRLQTPMYFFLRHLAITDLGYSTAVGPKMLVNFVVDQNTITNHLCATQLTFFLVFIICELFILSAMSYDRYVAICKPLLYTVIMSQRVCWMLVAVPYFYSVIISLLITIKIFALPFCGYKIISHFCDSLPLISLLCSNTHEIEIIILISAGFNLVSSLVVLLFSYLLILIAIFRMNSAEGRQKALSTCGSHLTVVIVFYGTLIFMYVQPKSSHSFDTDKVASIFYTLVIPMLNPLIYSLRNKDVKCALQRLWKILCNVFS; translated from the coding sequence ATGGAGACACCCAACCTCACAGTGGTGGCTGAATTCATCCTGCTGGGCATCAATGACCGTCCTGAGCTACAGGCCCCATTGTTCGGATTGTTCCTCATCATCTATCTGATCTCATTGGTTGGCAACATGGGCATGATCATTCTCACCATAATGGATCCCCGGCTGCAAACACCAATGTACTTCTTTCTCAGACACCTGGCTATCACTGATCTTGGTTATTCTACAGCTGTTGGACCCAAAATGCTGGTAAATTTTGTTGTGGATCAAAATACAATCACTAATCATCTTTGTGCAACACAGCTAACTTTCTTCCTTGTGTTCATCATTTGTGAACTTTTTATTCTGTCTGCAATGTCCTATGATCGCTACGTGGCCATCTGTAAGCCTCTGCTCTACACTGTCATCATGTCACAGAGGGTATGTTGGATGCTAGTGGCAGTTCCTTATTTCTATAGTGTAATTATTTCTCTTCTAATCACTATAAAAATTTTTGCTCTACCCTTTTGTGGCTACAAGATCATTAGTCACTTCTGTGATAGTCTCCCTTTAATATCATTGCTCTGCTCAAATACACATgaaattgaaattataattttgatTTCAGCAGGGTTTAATTTGGTTTCCTCTCTTGTGGTCCTCCTATTTTCTTACCTACTCATTCTTATAGCCATTTTTAGGATGAATTCAGCTGAAGGAAGGCAGAAAGCTTTGTCTACCTGTGGGTCCCACTTGACAGTGGTCATCGTCTTCTATGGGACGttgatatttatgtatgtgcagcCTAAGTCAAGTCACTCCTTTGACACTGATAAGGTGGCATCCATCTTTTATACCCTGGTTATCCCCATGTTGAATCCCTTGATCTATAGTCTAAGGAACAAAGATGTAAAATGTGCCCTACAAAGGTTGTGGAAAATATTATGTAatgttttttcttaa
- the LOC114710116 gene encoding olfactory receptor 8K3-like has product MDTYNLTVLKYFILTGITGLPELEAPLFGLFLIVYMISVVGNLGLIILTKIDSRLQTPMYFFLRQLSFTDLGYSTAVGPKMLINFIVDQPTISYHWCSIQLTFFSVFITTEVFVLSAMAYDRYVAICHPLLYTIIMSQRLCHVLVAIPYLYSIFISLLTIIKIFISSFCGHNIIRHFYCDSLPLISLLCSDTHEIKLIILIFATFNLVSSLLVISISYILILVAILRMNSSEGRHKAFSTCGSHLTVIVIFYGTLFFMYAQPKSNHSFETGQMASVFYTLVIPMLNPMIYSLRNKEVKQAIHRKCKMCVNILLKL; this is encoded by the coding sequence ATGGATACATACAATCTTACAGTGCTCAAGTACTTCATTCTAACTGGAATCACAGGTCTCCCTGAGTTGGAGGCCCCCTTATTTGGACTTTTCCTCATTGTATACATGATCTCTGTGGTGGGTAATTTGGGCTTGATCATCCTCACCAAAATAGACTCCAGGCTTCAGACACCTATGTACTTCTTCCTTAGACAGCTGTCTTTCACTGACCTTGGCTATTCAACTGCTGTAGGGCCCAAAATGTTAATAAACTTCATTGTTGATCAACCTACAATTTCCTATCATTGGTGCTCAATCCAGCTGACCTTCTTCAGTGTGTTTATCACTACTGAAGTTTTTGTTCTGTCAGCCATGGCTTATGACCGCTATGTAGCCATCTGCCATCCACTACTGTACACAATTATCATGTCACAAAGATTGTGCCATGTGCTGGTGGCAATACCTTACCTCTAtagtatttttatatctttattgaCAATTATCAAGATTTTCATTTCATCATTTTGTGGCCATAATATCATCAGACATTTCTACTGTGACAGTCTGCCACTGATATCATTGCTGTGCTCAGACACACATGAAATTAAGCTGATAATTTTAATCTTTGCAACTTTTAATTTGGTTTCTTCTCTTCTGGTGATCTCCATATCCTACATCCTGATCCTTGTAGCAATTCTTAGGATGAACTCTTCAGAGGGCAGGCACAAGGCCTTTTCTACCTGTGGCTCCCATCTGACAGTGATAGTTATATTCTATGGGACTCTATTTTTTATGTATGCACAGCCAAAGTCCAATCACTCATTTGAAACTGGTCAAATGGCCTCTGTGTTCTATACACTGGTTATACCCATGCTGAATCCCATGATCTACAGTTTGAGGAACAAAGAGGTGAAGCAGGCCATtcatagaaaatgtaaaatgtgtgtgAATATTCTACTTAAATTGTAA
- the LOC114710107 gene encoding olfactory receptor 8K5-like — MGQKNTTSLPEFILMGITQSTELQLPLFGVFFIIYAVTVVSNLGMIILTKLDSQLCTPMYFFIRHLAFIDLGNSTVICPKMLAGFLEDQKTISFYACAIQLSFFLMFIISELFILSAMAYDRYVAICNPLLYNVIMSQRLCHVLVGIPYLYSTFQALLFTSKIFTLTFCGSNIISHFYCDDVFLLPMLCSNAQEIQLLIILFSALNLISSLLVVLGSYILILLAICRMHSAEGRKKAFSTCGSHLTVVVVFYGTLLFMYLQPKSTHSLENDKLASVFYTLVIPMLNPLIYSLRNKEVKNALYRVLKNQFKINT; from the coding sequence ATGGGGCAAAAGAATACAACCTCACTGCCTGAGTTCATCTTGATGGGAATCACACAGAGCACTGAACTTCAACTCCCTTTGTTCGGAGTCTTCTTCATCATCTATGCTGTCACCGTGGTGAGCAACCTGGGCATGATCATTTTGACCAAGCTGGACTCTCAGCTATgcacacccatgtacttcttcaTCAGACACTTGGCTTTCATTGATCTTGGGAATTCCACTGTAATCTGTCCCAAAATGCTGGCGGGTTTTCTTGAGGATCAAAAAACCATTTCATTCTATGCATGTGCCATACAGTTGTCATTCTTCCTCATGTTCATTATCAGTGAACTCTTTATCTTGTCCgcaatggcctatgaccgctatgtagcCATCTGCAACCCTTTGCTCTACAATGTCATCATGTCTCAGAGACTTTGCCATGTGCTTGTGGGCATTCCATACCTCTACAGCACCTTCCAGGCTCTGCTGTTCACCAGTAAGATTTTCACACTAACTTTCTGTGGCTCTAACATCATCAGCCATTTCTACTGTGATGATGTTTTCTTGTTACCTATGCTGTGCTCAAATGCTCAAGAAATACAATTGTTGATCATATTATTTTCAGCATTGAATTTGATCTCCTCTCTTCTGGTAGTCCTTGGATCTTACATTCTGATTCTGCTAGCCATATGTCGAATGCATTCTGCAGAAGGCAGGAAAAAAGCTTTTTCTACCTGTGGGTCTCATCTGACAGTGGTTGTGGTGTTCTATGGAACTCTACTCTTTATGTACTTGCAGCCTAAATCCACTCACTCCTTAGAGAATGATAAACTAGCCTCTGTATTTTATACCTTAGTAATCCCCATGCTTAACCCCTTGATATACAGTTTAAGGAACAAGGAGGTAAAAAATGCCCTCTACAGGGTATTAAAGAATCAATTTAAAATTAACACTTAA